A genomic region of Acidimicrobiia bacterium contains the following coding sequences:
- a CDS encoding NAD(P)H-hydrate dehydratase, producing MKPVITPDESAKLDAAADAPIETLMERAGLAVAVAAAEMGARYGSRVAVLCGRGNNGGDGYVAAAELVKRGAMPVIHALGTPPPGSAAEWAALRAASRGVRVVQMGAPLSVDLVIDAVFGVGFHGELPDEARRWAESRQRVLAVDVPSGLDAATGEAGSVFSAERTVTFHALKPGHLVGRGPDLCGAITVADIGLLGGEAILLVAEDGDAPRPARPRSAHKWSAGSVAVVGGSPGLTGAVVLAARAALGAGAGAAAMIVPATQQPIAACATPQVMSVGLGGDRFAAEDAPAVVAAAERFDVMVLGPGLGTGGGAFVSEILRRRSGAVVLDADGLNALDGTSELAGRSGATIITPHAGEYARLVGEEAGWHSAATLADAAGIVVVLKGNPTFVLGSQRWAVTSGGPELATIGTGDVLAGAIAALWARGLAPEVAARSAAHWHGRAGAVLAASAPVTADRLASEIGRWVV from the coding sequence GTGAAGCCGGTGATCACGCCAGATGAGTCGGCCAAGCTCGACGCGGCTGCGGACGCGCCGATCGAGACGCTCATGGAGCGCGCCGGGCTGGCGGTGGCAGTCGCCGCAGCCGAGATGGGTGCCCGGTACGGCTCCCGGGTTGCGGTCCTGTGCGGAAGGGGCAACAACGGCGGCGACGGGTACGTCGCAGCCGCCGAGCTCGTCAAGCGCGGGGCCATGCCTGTGATCCACGCCCTCGGCACACCGCCTCCCGGCAGCGCAGCCGAGTGGGCGGCGCTGCGCGCCGCTTCCCGCGGCGTTCGTGTCGTGCAGATGGGAGCCCCGCTCTCGGTGGACCTCGTGATCGATGCCGTCTTCGGCGTCGGCTTTCACGGCGAGCTGCCGGACGAGGCGCGCCGGTGGGCGGAGAGCCGCCAGAGGGTGCTCGCCGTCGACGTGCCGTCCGGGTTGGACGCGGCGACCGGGGAGGCGGGCAGCGTGTTCAGCGCAGAGCGAACCGTGACGTTCCACGCCCTCAAGCCGGGTCATCTCGTCGGCCGGGGTCCGGATCTCTGCGGCGCGATCACCGTTGCCGACATCGGTCTGCTCGGCGGAGAGGCCATTCTGCTCGTCGCCGAGGACGGCGACGCCCCGCGACCTGCGAGACCCCGGTCGGCTCACAAGTGGTCTGCCGGGTCGGTCGCCGTCGTCGGCGGGTCGCCCGGACTCACGGGTGCCGTTGTCCTGGCGGCTCGCGCCGCACTCGGCGCCGGTGCCGGAGCGGCGGCGATGATCGTTCCGGCGACTCAGCAACCGATAGCGGCGTGTGCGACCCCCCAGGTCATGTCGGTCGGCCTCGGAGGCGACCGATTCGCCGCAGAGGACGCGCCTGCCGTCGTGGCGGCCGCCGAGCGCTTCGACGTGATGGTTCTCGGCCCCGGCCTCGGCACGGGAGGCGGCGCATTCGTGTCGGAGATCCTCCGCCGGCGCAGCGGGGCGGTCGTGCTCGACGCCGACGGTCTCAACGCCCTCGACGGCACGAGCGAGCTGGCCGGGAGGTCGGGGGCCACGATCATCACTCCCCACGCCGGCGAGTACGCCCGCCTCGTCGGCGAGGAGGCCGGTTGGCACAGCGCCGCAACGTTGGCGGACGCCGCCGGGATCGTGGTCGTCCTCAAGGGCAACCCGACATTCGTCCTCGGCTCGCAGCGATGGGCCGTCACGAGCGGCGGCCCGGAGCTGGCAACCATCGGCACGGGAGACGTGCTGGCGGGAGCGATCGCGGCGCTCTGGGCACGGGGGCTCGCCCCGGAGGTTGCGGCCAGATCGGCCGCCCACTGGCATGGGCGCGCCGGTGCGGTACTGGCGGCGTCCGCTCCGGTGACCGCCGACCGGCTCGCCTCTGAGATCGGGCGGTGGGTGGTGTGA
- the alr gene encoding alanine racemase produces MRQSWVEVDLAAIRHNVASIAAEVAPAAMCTVVKADGYGHGDVPVAEAATAGGAASLAVALVEEGVRLREAGIDHPILVLAEPPPEDAPEVVAWRLTPTVYTERFVESLERAAGDRPVGVHLKVDTGMHRVGADPPLAVDLARRIAANRLLSLEAVWTHFAVAEEDQHFTDAQTSALLAVRDRLRAAGIAVPAAHAANTAGALMSPSARLDMVRVGLGTYGLRPHPSAGAHLDLRPAMRVVSRVAHVRSLEEGSRPSYGRRRALGRRSLVATVPIGYADGVSRRLSSVGGQVLVRGRRVPYAGTVTMDQVVVDVGDGPVEVGDEVVVLGSQGAESIAADDWAAWLDTISYEIVCDFGPRLPRRYSGGDRA; encoded by the coding sequence GTGAGGCAGTCGTGGGTCGAAGTCGATCTGGCGGCCATCCGTCACAACGTGGCGTCGATCGCCGCCGAGGTGGCCCCGGCGGCGATGTGCACCGTCGTCAAGGCAGACGGGTACGGTCACGGTGACGTCCCGGTCGCCGAGGCCGCCACCGCCGGAGGCGCAGCATCGCTGGCGGTGGCCCTCGTCGAGGAGGGCGTCCGGCTGCGCGAAGCCGGGATCGACCACCCGATCCTCGTGCTCGCCGAGCCACCTCCCGAGGACGCGCCCGAGGTGGTGGCGTGGCGGCTCACCCCGACCGTGTACACCGAACGGTTCGTGGAGTCGTTGGAGCGGGCGGCGGGGGATCGGCCCGTCGGGGTGCACCTCAAGGTGGACACGGGGATGCATCGGGTCGGCGCCGACCCGCCGCTTGCCGTCGACCTGGCACGCAGGATCGCGGCCAACCGCCTCCTGTCCCTCGAAGCGGTGTGGACCCACTTCGCGGTGGCGGAAGAGGATCAGCACTTCACGGACGCCCAGACGTCAGCGCTCCTGGCGGTGCGAGACCGCCTCCGGGCGGCGGGGATCGCAGTGCCGGCGGCACACGCCGCCAACACGGCGGGAGCGCTCATGTCACCCTCGGCACGACTCGACATGGTGCGAGTGGGGCTCGGCACATACGGGCTTCGGCCTCATCCGTCGGCAGGCGCCCATCTCGATCTCAGGCCGGCGATGCGAGTCGTGAGCCGGGTCGCCCACGTGAGATCGTTGGAGGAGGGGTCGCGCCCGTCGTACGGGAGGCGCCGCGCGCTCGGCCGCCGGTCTCTGGTTGCCACGGTGCCGATCGGGTATGCCGACGGCGTCTCGCGTCGTCTGTCGTCCGTCGGGGGCCAGGTGCTGGTGCGCGGGCGCCGCGTGCCGTACGCAGGAACGGTGACCATGGACCAGGTCGTCGTCGACGTCGGGGACGGGCCCGTCGAGGTTGGGGACGAGGTCGTGGTGCTCGGCAGCCAGGGTGCCGAGTCGATCGCCGCCGATGACTGGGCCGCCTGGCTCGACACGATCAGCTACGAGATCGTGTGCGATTTCGGACCCCGGCTGCCGCGGCGCTACTCGGGAGGCGACCGTGCCTGA
- a CDS encoding low temperature requirement protein A: MRLAALRPPMLRTEESEEQHRSATWLELFYDLVFVVAVAALGHRLLLDPDWSGALGFVGLFVPLWWSWASFTFYADRYDTDDLGQRLLAVAQMVAIALMAASVSGDEADSTAAFAAAFVAARAVLLVMYWRAHRSVPRTRDLVSGYLRGFSAGGAFWLASIFVPPGVRYGLWTIGLAIDLATPYRLRKVQATVPLDVSHLPERFGLFTILVLGESIAAVVSGISAHEWNAATTTGGVLGVLVASALWWLYFDNLEGSVVRRRPEQRTAWKPTVWIYAHLPLALALTATGIGLDFAVARHVEAAERWLLVGSVAGALLAMAAIHVATDRGNSGRDRRQAQVRLVAVPFVLALGLLGSAVDSNVVLAGLIVIIGAQVVHDLQAYAPRS; encoded by the coding sequence ATGAGGCTCGCGGCGCTGCGTCCACCGATGCTTCGCACCGAGGAGTCCGAGGAGCAGCACAGGAGCGCCACCTGGCTCGAACTGTTCTACGACCTGGTCTTCGTGGTCGCGGTCGCAGCGCTGGGACATCGTCTCCTGCTCGATCCCGACTGGTCGGGCGCTCTGGGGTTCGTCGGGTTGTTCGTGCCGCTCTGGTGGTCGTGGGCGAGCTTCACCTTCTACGCCGACAGATACGACACGGACGATCTCGGGCAGCGGCTGCTCGCCGTTGCGCAGATGGTCGCCATCGCACTCATGGCTGCCTCGGTCTCCGGAGACGAGGCGGATTCGACCGCGGCGTTCGCCGCCGCCTTCGTGGCGGCCCGCGCCGTTCTCCTCGTCATGTACTGGAGAGCGCACCGATCGGTGCCCCGCACGAGGGACCTGGTGTCGGGTTACCTGCGAGGATTCTCAGCGGGCGGAGCGTTCTGGCTGGCATCGATCTTCGTGCCGCCGGGCGTCCGGTACGGGCTGTGGACGATCGGCCTCGCCATCGACCTGGCGACCCCGTACCGGCTGCGGAAGGTCCAGGCGACGGTCCCTCTCGACGTATCGCACCTCCCGGAGCGCTTCGGCTTGTTCACGATCCTCGTCCTCGGAGAATCGATCGCGGCGGTGGTCTCGGGGATCTCTGCCCACGAATGGAACGCCGCCACCACGACCGGCGGCGTGCTCGGCGTGCTCGTCGCCAGCGCGCTGTGGTGGCTCTACTTCGACAACCTGGAGGGCTCGGTGGTCAGGCGACGCCCGGAGCAGCGGACCGCATGGAAGCCGACGGTGTGGATCTACGCGCACCTCCCGCTCGCACTGGCGCTCACCGCCACCGGCATCGGGCTCGACTTCGCAGTCGCCCGGCACGTCGAGGCTGCAGAACGATGGCTCCTCGTCGGCTCGGTGGCGGGAGCTCTCCTCGCCATGGCGGCCATCCACGTCGCCACCGACCGCGGCAACTCGGGACGCGACCGGCGCCAGGCACAGGTGCGCCTGGTGGCGGTCCCGTTCGTTCTCGCACTAGGTCTGCTCGGCAGCGCCGTCGACTCGAACGTCGTGCTCGCCGGGCTCATCGTCATCATCGGGGCACAGGTCGTGCACGACCTGCAGGCATATGCGCCACGCTCCTGA
- a CDS encoding MBL fold metallo-hydrolase has translation MPSGVHLTVHGARGSAPTSGRDVVRYGGHTTCFGVDGVDGRQIIFDCGTGMAFAAALRHEVPTEYHVFLTHYHFDHLQGLQFFSPLYDEQHRFVFYGRPPEGLTLAEAIRGVFRPPWFPVDIDDDVERRRYVAIGDEPITLDGFEITHTTLRHPQGVTAYRIDRGNRSVVIATDHEAGEPDADARLTALAAEATVLLHDAQYTPGEYDAYRGWGHSTWRDAVAAARGAEVERLILTSHDPNRSDAAIDDIVRQARREFPLVDAAREGMRIAL, from the coding sequence ATGCCCTCGGGGGTCCATCTCACAGTGCACGGTGCCCGCGGCTCAGCGCCCACCTCCGGACGCGACGTCGTGCGCTACGGCGGGCACACGACCTGCTTCGGCGTCGACGGCGTCGACGGGCGTCAGATCATCTTCGACTGCGGCACGGGGATGGCCTTCGCGGCGGCTCTGCGCCACGAGGTCCCGACCGAATACCACGTGTTCCTCACGCACTACCACTTCGACCACCTGCAGGGGCTGCAGTTCTTCTCGCCCCTCTACGACGAGCAGCACCGCTTCGTGTTCTACGGCCGCCCTCCCGAGGGCCTCACCCTCGCCGAGGCGATCCGAGGCGTCTTCAGGCCGCCTTGGTTCCCAGTCGACATCGACGACGACGTCGAAAGGAGACGATACGTCGCCATCGGTGACGAGCCGATCACACTCGACGGCTTCGAGATCACCCACACGACGCTGCGTCATCCCCAGGGGGTCACCGCCTATCGCATCGACCGCGGCAATCGCTCGGTCGTGATCGCCACCGACCACGAGGCGGGGGAACCGGACGCCGACGCCAGGCTGACCGCGCTGGCTGCGGAGGCGACGGTGTTGCTGCACGACGCCCAGTACACGCCCGGCGAATACGACGCATACCGCGGCTGGGGCCACAGCACTTGGCGCGACGCCGTCGCCGCAGCCCGGGGTGCCGAGGTGGAGAGGCTCATCCTGACGAGCCACGACCCCAACCGGTCGGACGCAGCCATAGACGACATCGTTCGCCAAGCGCGTCGGGAGTTCCCACTTGTCGACGCCGCCCGAGAGGGCATGCGCATCGCCCTCTGA